From the Billgrantia sulfidoxydans genome, one window contains:
- a CDS encoding 2-hydroxychromene-2-carboxylate isomerase, with amino-acid sequence MTFTFWFEFASTYSYPAAMQLEHKAAERGIEVRWQPFLLGPIFQAQGWNDTPFKLFPAKGRYMWRDIERVCDRDGIRFRRPSQFPRSGLLAARIANWHAGEPWVPAFVRSVYRANFEHDEEIADPQVIANCLAELKLDAAALLEEGQRPEAKQALRDATARAEALGIFGAPFFMAGDEPFWGYDRMEQALEWYASSGVA; translated from the coding sequence ATGACCTTCACCTTCTGGTTCGAATTCGCCAGCACCTACTCCTATCCCGCCGCCATGCAGCTCGAGCACAAGGCCGCCGAGCGGGGCATCGAGGTGCGCTGGCAGCCGTTCCTGCTGGGGCCGATCTTCCAGGCCCAGGGCTGGAACGACACGCCCTTCAAGCTGTTTCCGGCCAAGGGGCGCTACATGTGGCGCGACATCGAGCGCGTGTGCGATCGCGACGGCATCCGCTTCCGCCGCCCCTCGCAGTTCCCTCGCAGCGGGCTGCTGGCGGCACGCATTGCCAACTGGCATGCCGGCGAGCCTTGGGTGCCGGCATTCGTGCGCAGCGTCTACCGCGCCAACTTCGAGCACGACGAGGAGATCGCCGACCCCCAGGTCATTGCCAACTGCCTGGCGGAACTCAAGCTCGACGCCGCGGCGCTGCTGGAGGAGGGCCAGCGCCCCGAAGCCAAGCAGGCGCTGCGTGACGCCACGGCCCGGGCCGAGGCGTTGGGCATCTTCGGCGCGCCGTTCTTCATGGCCGGCGACGAGCCGTTCTGGGGCTACGACCGCATGGAACAGGCACTGGAGTGGTATGCATCGTCAGGCGTTGCCTGA
- the yacG gene encoding DNA gyrase inhibitor YacG: protein MSQHDQRPLTVACPQCQKKVAWSETNPYRPFCSERCKLIDLGAWADESHRIAGEPALDETNIDEWLARADRGDDR, encoded by the coding sequence ATGAGCCAACACGACCAACGCCCCCTGACCGTCGCCTGCCCACAATGCCAGAAGAAGGTGGCGTGGAGCGAGACCAACCCCTACCGCCCCTTCTGCAGCGAGCGCTGCAAACTGATCGACCTGGGCGCCTGGGCCGATGAGTCGCACCGGATCGCCGGCGAGCCGGCACTCGACGAGACCAATATCGACGAGTGGCTCGCCCGCGCCGATCGAGGCGACGATCGGTGA
- the coaE gene encoding dephospho-CoA kinase (Dephospho-CoA kinase (CoaE) performs the final step in coenzyme A biosynthesis.), translated as MIVGVTGGIASGKSTVARAFAALGVPWVDADDVAREVVEPGEPALAEIAARFGGQVLQADGSLNRRALREIVFADPNQRLWLESVTHPRIRQRILAHLERLQRTGAPYVLLVSPLLFESGQSEMVDRRLVIDVPESVQLARTAARDDVDEKQARAILAAQMPRSERLARADDVIDNSGSEAALAAQVAELDRRYRELAENR; from the coding sequence TTGATCGTTGGCGTAACGGGCGGCATCGCCTCCGGCAAGAGCACCGTGGCACGGGCCTTCGCGGCGCTGGGCGTTCCCTGGGTGGACGCCGACGACGTGGCCCGCGAGGTAGTCGAGCCCGGCGAACCGGCGCTGGCCGAGATCGCTGCGCGCTTCGGCGGACAGGTCTTGCAGGCGGACGGCAGCCTGAACCGCCGCGCGCTGCGCGAGATCGTGTTTGCCGACCCGAACCAGCGGCTGTGGCTCGAATCGGTCACTCATCCGCGTATCCGTCAGCGGATCCTGGCCCACCTGGAACGCCTCCAGCGCACAGGCGCACCTTACGTGCTGCTGGTCTCGCCGCTGCTATTCGAGTCGGGCCAGAGCGAGATGGTCGATCGCCGCCTGGTGATCGACGTGCCGGAAAGCGTGCAGCTCGCCCGCACCGCCGCCCGCGACGACGTCGATGAGAAGCAGGCCCGCGCCATCCTGGCCGCCCAGATGCCGCGCAGCGAACGCCTGGCCCGCGCCGACGACGTAATCGACAACAGCGGCAGCGAGGCGGCGCTCGCCGCTCAGGTAGCCGAGCTCGATCGACGCTATCGAGAGTTGGCCGAGAACCGCTAG
- a CDS encoding universal stress protein → MTTDDAPQGAAVQAPSRDVARVLALLDASRHSLAALAAAVELASQRHVELVALYVEDLDLLRCAAFPFSCEIGAQSGLARPLTPEALEASIAHQLRRVRQALATAVAGRELRHRLEVSRGRIAAEALARSGPEDVLVLGKAGSTECWGKRLGTTSRRLIMEAPCSVLLWDEAHPFRRGPLRWLAAHEDDPARKGAVPSLPAWLASLFDGISPLALRHAAELERGLDRASAGGLLLRRCELEALLREDEQLVARVPLPILIIP, encoded by the coding sequence ATGACCACTGACGATGCCCCGCAGGGCGCCGCCGTCCAGGCGCCGAGCCGGGACGTGGCGCGGGTACTGGCACTGCTCGACGCCTCCCGCCACAGTCTGGCGGCGCTTGCCGCGGCGGTAGAGCTGGCCAGCCAGCGCCACGTCGAGCTGGTCGCGCTCTACGTCGAGGACCTGGATCTGCTGCGCTGCGCCGCCTTTCCCTTCTCCTGCGAGATCGGCGCCCAGTCGGGGCTGGCACGCCCGCTCACGCCCGAGGCCCTGGAAGCCAGCATCGCCCACCAGCTGCGGCGTGTGCGGCAGGCCTTGGCCACGGCGGTGGCCGGGCGCGAGCTGCGCCACCGGCTCGAGGTCAGCCGCGGGCGGATTGCCGCCGAGGCCTTGGCCAGGTCGGGACCAGAGGATGTGCTGGTGCTCGGCAAGGCCGGCAGCACCGAGTGCTGGGGGAAGCGGCTCGGCACCACCAGCCGGCGCCTTATCATGGAAGCGCCCTGCAGCGTGCTGCTGTGGGACGAGGCGCACCCCTTCCGGCGCGGCCCGCTGCGCTGGCTGGCAGCGCACGAGGACGACCCGGCCCGAAAAGGCGCCGTACCCTCGCTACCGGCCTGGCTGGCATCGCTGTTCGACGGCATCTCCCCGCTGGCCCTCCGGCACGCCGCGGAGCTGGAACGGGGGCTCGACCGCGCCAGTGCCGGCGGGCTGCTGCTGCGCCGCTGCGAGCTGGAAGCGCTACTCAGGGAGGATGAACAGCTGGTGGCACGGGTGCCGCTGCCAATCCTGATCATCCCGTAG
- a CDS encoding type II secretion system F family protein, whose amino-acid sequence MATKTARAPRKLKLYRWRWTGKGPGGRLVSGEIVAAEKFEVERELANQNIIVKNVRRKSGLTGGMGTIKPRDTMLFARQMATMIRAGVPVLQAFQVVAESIRKPAMSAVVQQMMNEVAAGSSFSQALRNHPEHFDSLFCNLVEAGESSGSLDRMLDRIATYKEKVESLKGRVKKALWYPIAVILVGIGVTALLLIKVVPQFESLFHGFGAELPAMTRMTIALSEFAQQYWLWGLGGLIAFVYLMRQGIKRSPTFAYRVHAFLLKVPVLGDIFDKSAVARYSRTLATTYGAGVPMVEALDIAAGATGNLVYERATRQIREDVSTGQQLHFAMRLTERFPALAVQMVGIGEESGALDAMLNRVADYYEEEVDNKVDALTSLLEPLIIVVLGILVGGLVVSMYLPIFELGTVL is encoded by the coding sequence ATGGCAACCAAAACGGCGAGAGCGCCAAGGAAGCTCAAGCTTTACCGCTGGCGCTGGACGGGCAAGGGTCCCGGCGGGCGCCTGGTCAGCGGCGAGATAGTGGCCGCCGAGAAGTTCGAGGTGGAGCGCGAGCTGGCCAACCAGAACATCATCGTCAAGAACGTCCGCCGCAAGAGCGGGCTCACCGGCGGCATGGGCACCATCAAGCCCAGGGATACCATGCTCTTTGCCCGCCAGATGGCCACGATGATCCGCGCCGGGGTGCCGGTGCTGCAGGCCTTTCAGGTAGTCGCCGAGAGTATCCGCAAGCCGGCCATGAGCGCGGTGGTACAACAGATGATGAACGAGGTGGCGGCCGGCTCGAGCTTTTCCCAGGCGCTGCGCAATCACCCCGAGCACTTTGACAGCCTGTTCTGCAACCTGGTGGAGGCCGGCGAGAGCTCCGGCTCGCTCGACCGCATGCTCGACCGGATCGCCACCTACAAGGAGAAGGTGGAATCGCTCAAGGGCCGGGTGAAGAAGGCGCTGTGGTATCCGATCGCGGTGATCCTGGTGGGGATCGGGGTCACCGCGCTGCTGCTGATCAAGGTGGTACCCCAGTTCGAGAGCCTGTTCCACGGCTTCGGCGCCGAACTGCCGGCCATGACCCGCATGACCATCGCCCTTTCCGAGTTCGCCCAGCAGTACTGGCTGTGGGGGCTTGGCGGCCTGATCGCCTTCGTCTATCTGATGCGCCAGGGCATCAAGCGTTCGCCGACCTTTGCCTACCGCGTGCATGCGTTCCTGCTCAAGGTGCCGGTGCTGGGCGACATCTTCGACAAGTCGGCGGTGGCGCGCTACTCCCGCACCCTGGCCACCACCTACGGCGCCGGCGTGCCCATGGTGGAAGCGCTGGACATCGCCGCCGGGGCGACCGGCAACCTGGTCTACGAGCGTGCCACCCGGCAGATCCGCGAGGACGTCTCCACCGGCCAGCAGCTCCACTTCGCGATGCGCCTGACCGAGCGCTTCCCCGCGCTGGCGGTGCAGATGGTCGGTATCGGCGAGGAGTCCGGCGCGCTGGACGCCATGCTCAACCGGGTGGCCGACTACTACGAGGAGGAGGTCGACAACAAGGTCGACGCCCTCACCTCGCTGCTCGAGCCGCTGATCATCGTGGTACTGGGGATCCTGGTCGGCGGCCTGGTGGTCTCCATGTACCTGCCGATCTTCGAACTGGGCACGGTGCTGTGA
- a CDS encoding tellurite resistance TerB family protein, protein MNASKILQQLMQQAGGLKPGGQGRGGVDVKGMLEGLTRQLGGGASGQAPAGGSGLDVKSLLGGGAMGLLVGSKRGRKLGGKALKYGAVAAVGVLAWKAWQNSQAAKAGGVQAAGDAEGERVEVLEGELQERRSLELLQAMIMAARADGHIDAQERELIAQQIDALGADDELHRWVERQLSAPLDADALARQADSPQAAREMYLISVAVIDEQNPMERAWLDQLAKALELTPELAGELEHQAQQAG, encoded by the coding sequence ATGAACGCCAGCAAGATCCTGCAACAGCTGATGCAGCAAGCCGGTGGCCTGAAGCCTGGCGGCCAGGGGCGCGGCGGCGTGGACGTGAAGGGCATGCTCGAAGGCCTGACTCGCCAGTTGGGTGGCGGGGCTTCGGGCCAGGCACCTGCCGGCGGCAGCGGCCTGGACGTCAAGAGCCTGCTGGGCGGCGGCGCCATGGGGCTGCTGGTCGGCTCCAAGCGCGGCCGCAAGCTCGGCGGCAAGGCGCTCAAGTACGGTGCGGTCGCCGCGGTCGGCGTGCTGGCCTGGAAGGCCTGGCAGAACTCGCAGGCCGCCAAGGCCGGGGGTGTGCAGGCGGCCGGCGATGCCGAGGGCGAGCGGGTCGAGGTGCTGGAAGGCGAGCTGCAGGAGCGCCGCAGCCTCGAACTGCTGCAGGCGATGATCATGGCCGCCCGCGCCGACGGGCATATCGACGCGCAGGAGCGCGAGCTGATCGCCCAGCAGATCGACGCCCTGGGCGCCGACGACGAGCTGCATCGCTGGGTCGAGCGGCAGCTCAGCGCCCCGCTGGATGCCGACGCGCTGGCGCGTCAGGCTGACTCGCCCCAGGCGGCGCGCGAGATGTACCTGATCAGCGTGGCGGTGATCGACGAGCAGAACCCCATGGAGCGGGCCTGGCTCGACCAGCTGGCCAAGGCGCTCGAACTCACGCCGGAGCTGGCGGGCGAGCTGGAACATCAGGCGCAGCAGGCGGGCTGA
- the rimO gene encoding 30S ribosomal protein S12 methylthiotransferase RimO, which yields MSTPKVGFVSLGCPKALVDSERILTQLRTDGYEIVPSYDDADVVVVNTCGFIDSAKAESLDAIGEAIAENGKVIVTGCMGVDESAIRDVHPSVLAVTGPQQYERVVGAVHEAAPHQHRHDPHIDLVPAQGVKLTPRHYAYLKISEGCNHSCSFCIIPSMRGKLVSRPVGDVLREAEGLAKAGVKELLVISQDTSAYGVDLRYAPSEWRGREVKTRLTELCEALSELGIRVRLHYVYPYPHVDELIPLMAEGKILPYLDIPFQHASPKVLKAMKRPAFEDKTLARIKRWRELCPELTIRSTFIVGFPGETEEDFQYLLDWLSEAQLDRVGCFQYSPVEGAPANELGLEPVPDDVKQERWERFMAHQQQISAARLERKIGREIEVLVDEVDEDGPIGRSEADAPEIDGMVFLASKRTLRPGDVVRARVTNADEYDLWAEVIEEAQPVKFLDFYSA from the coding sequence ATGTCCACACCCAAGGTCGGTTTCGTCTCACTGGGCTGTCCCAAGGCGCTGGTGGATTCCGAGCGTATCCTGACCCAGCTGCGCACCGACGGCTACGAGATCGTGCCCAGCTATGACGATGCCGACGTGGTGGTGGTCAACACCTGCGGCTTCATCGACAGCGCCAAGGCGGAATCGCTCGACGCCATCGGCGAGGCCATCGCCGAGAACGGCAAGGTGATCGTCACCGGCTGCATGGGCGTGGACGAGAGCGCGATTCGCGACGTTCACCCCAGCGTACTGGCGGTGACCGGCCCGCAGCAGTACGAGCGCGTGGTCGGTGCCGTGCACGAGGCGGCACCGCACCAGCACCGGCACGACCCGCATATCGACCTGGTGCCGGCCCAGGGCGTGAAGCTCACCCCGCGCCACTATGCTTACCTGAAGATCTCAGAAGGCTGCAACCACAGCTGCAGCTTCTGCATCATCCCCTCCATGCGCGGCAAGCTGGTCAGCCGCCCGGTGGGCGACGTGCTGCGCGAAGCCGAGGGCCTGGCCAAGGCGGGCGTGAAGGAGCTGCTGGTGATCTCCCAGGACACCAGCGCCTATGGTGTGGACCTGCGCTATGCGCCGAGCGAGTGGCGCGGCCGCGAGGTCAAGACGCGCCTCACCGAGCTGTGCGAGGCGCTCTCGGAGCTGGGCATTCGCGTGCGGCTGCACTACGTGTACCCCTACCCCCACGTGGACGAGCTGATTCCGCTGATGGCCGAGGGCAAGATCCTGCCCTACCTGGACATTCCCTTCCAGCACGCCAGCCCCAAGGTGCTCAAGGCGATGAAGCGCCCCGCCTTCGAGGACAAGACGCTCGCACGCATCAAGCGCTGGCGCGAGCTGTGCCCCGAGCTGACCATTCGCTCCACCTTCATCGTCGGCTTCCCCGGTGAGACCGAGGAGGACTTCCAGTACCTGCTCGACTGGCTGAGCGAAGCCCAGCTCGACCGCGTGGGCTGCTTCCAGTACTCACCGGTGGAGGGCGCGCCGGCCAACGAATTGGGCCTGGAGCCGGTGCCGGACGACGTGAAGCAGGAGCGCTGGGAGCGCTTCATGGCGCATCAGCAGCAGATCTCTGCCGCCCGCCTGGAGCGGAAGATCGGCCGCGAGATCGAAGTGCTGGTGGACGAGGTCGACGAGGACGGTCCCATCGGCCGCAGCGAAGCCGACGCCCCCGAGATCGACGGCATGGTGTTTCTGGCGTCCAAGCGCACCCTGCGCCCCGGCGACGTGGTGCGCGCTCGTGTCACCAATGCCGACGAGTATGACCTGTGGGCCGAGGTGATCGAGGAGGCGCAGCCGGTCAAGTTTCTAGACTTCTACTCTGCATAG
- a CDS encoding Lon protease family protein, with protein sequence MKALDVTQVYRACPEDAFDFEVTSELESLDMLSGHAHARDALDFGTSMRSDGFNLFVLGHPGHGKHQLVGRFLAERSRGEATPPDIAYRYNFDDPAQPLHLLLPTGMGRVLRADLEQLAEELRSAIPAVFEGDEYQNRLHELKQAMGERQRDAIEAVRREAREHDILLLSTPNGFTFAPAGDDERMMPPEEYEQLDRDDRERIEGTVQVLQKKLAQAIRHMPRLAKQLREQISALNGEMLQSAIDAPLAELEERYADYDGVLDHLRAIREAMALHVDSFIADEPEMPPEAIFNRFAINLLVDHTGCEGAPVVYLDLPTHQHLVGRIEHHVHNGTLLTDYSLIRAGGLHRANGGYLVVDVRAILMHAGAWETLKRVLRAGEIRTESLEQAYGLISTTTLEPEPIPLDLKVVLLGERLFYYLLCEHDPDFLELFKVQADLEDELERNHGNQPLYARMVATLARESALRPLDRSGVAAVIERASRLADDQGKLTARHRALSDLLEEADHWAERDDAKVVSRRHVEKAVAQQLWRASRIHERSHEAIARGTVAIQLEGAVVGQVNGLSVMSLGDYAFGQPTRITATARPGPGHVVDIEREARLGGRIHSKAVMILSRCLASRYAPDTPLSLSASLAFEQSYGGIEGDSASVAEACVLISAIARVGIDQRLAVTGSIDQHGRVQAVGGVNEKIEGFFDICQARGGVKGHGVLLPATNVEHLMLKREVRDAITAGDFSVYAIEHLDQALALLTGLTPGERDSEGHYPAGSLNARVAERLEAFHQAVKQSRIKENGKESDKANGKDGDADSVDEEHSDDH encoded by the coding sequence GTGAAAGCTCTGGACGTGACGCAGGTCTACCGCGCCTGCCCCGAGGATGCCTTCGACTTCGAAGTGACCAGCGAGCTCGAGTCGCTGGACATGCTGAGCGGCCATGCCCACGCCCGCGATGCGCTGGACTTCGGCACCTCGATGCGCAGCGACGGCTTCAACCTCTTCGTGCTGGGCCACCCCGGGCACGGCAAGCATCAGCTGGTGGGGCGCTTCCTCGCCGAACGTTCGCGGGGCGAGGCCACCCCGCCGGACATCGCCTACCGCTATAACTTCGACGATCCCGCGCAGCCGCTTCACCTGCTGCTGCCCACCGGCATGGGCCGGGTGCTGCGGGCCGATCTCGAGCAGCTGGCCGAGGAGCTGCGCTCGGCCATTCCCGCCGTGTTCGAGGGCGACGAGTACCAGAACCGCCTGCATGAGTTGAAGCAGGCCATGGGCGAACGCCAGCGCGATGCCATCGAGGCGGTGCGCCGCGAGGCGCGCGAGCACGACATCCTGCTGCTCTCGACGCCCAACGGATTCACCTTCGCCCCGGCGGGCGACGATGAGCGGATGATGCCCCCCGAGGAATACGAGCAACTCGACAGGGACGACCGCGAGCGCATCGAAGGCACGGTGCAGGTGCTGCAGAAGAAACTGGCCCAGGCCATTCGCCACATGCCGCGCCTGGCGAAGCAGCTGCGCGAGCAGATCTCGGCGCTGAACGGGGAGATGCTGCAGAGCGCCATCGACGCACCGCTGGCCGAACTGGAGGAGCGCTACGCCGACTACGACGGTGTTCTGGATCACCTGCGCGCGATTCGTGAGGCGATGGCTCTGCACGTCGATTCGTTCATCGCCGACGAACCCGAAATGCCGCCGGAGGCGATCTTCAACCGCTTCGCGATCAACCTGCTGGTCGACCATACCGGCTGCGAAGGCGCACCGGTGGTCTATCTCGACCTGCCGACCCATCAGCACCTGGTAGGACGCATCGAGCACCACGTACACAACGGCACCCTGCTGACCGACTACTCGCTGATTCGCGCCGGCGGCCTGCACCGTGCCAACGGCGGCTACCTGGTGGTGGACGTGCGCGCCATACTGATGCATGCCGGCGCCTGGGAGACGCTCAAGCGGGTATTGCGCGCCGGCGAGATCCGCACCGAATCGCTGGAGCAGGCCTATGGCCTGATCAGCACCACCACGCTGGAGCCCGAGCCGATACCGCTGGACCTCAAGGTGGTGCTGCTCGGCGAGCGCCTGTTCTACTACCTGCTGTGCGAACACGACCCCGACTTCCTCGAGCTGTTCAAGGTGCAGGCCGACCTGGAGGACGAGCTCGAGCGCAACCACGGCAACCAGCCACTCTATGCCCGCATGGTGGCCACCCTGGCACGGGAGTCGGCGCTGCGCCCGCTGGACCGCAGCGGCGTGGCGGCGGTAATCGAGCGCGCCAGCCGCCTGGCCGACGATCAGGGCAAGCTCACCGCCCGCCATCGGGCCCTGAGCGACCTGCTGGAGGAGGCCGACCACTGGGCCGAGCGCGATGACGCCAAGGTGGTATCGCGACGCCACGTGGAGAAGGCGGTGGCCCAGCAACTGTGGCGCGCCAGCCGCATCCATGAGCGCAGCCACGAAGCGATTGCCCGCGGCACCGTCGCCATCCAGCTCGAAGGGGCGGTGGTCGGCCAGGTCAATGGCCTCTCGGTCATGAGCCTGGGCGACTACGCTTTCGGCCAGCCGACCCGCATCACGGCTACCGCCCGCCCCGGGCCCGGCCATGTGGTCGACATCGAGCGCGAAGCGCGCCTGGGCGGGCGCATTCACTCCAAGGCGGTGATGATCCTGTCGCGCTGCCTGGCCAGCCGCTATGCTCCGGATACGCCGCTGTCGCTCTCCGCCAGCCTGGCCTTCGAGCAGTCCTACGGCGGCATCGAGGGCGATAGCGCCTCGGTGGCCGAGGCCTGCGTGCTGATCTCGGCCATCGCCCGTGTGGGCATCGACCAGCGCCTGGCGGTAACCGGCTCCATCGACCAGCACGGTCGCGTGCAGGCCGTGGGCGGGGTCAACGAGAAGATCGAGGGTTTCTTCGACATCTGCCAGGCACGCGGCGGCGTGAAGGGCCACGGGGTGCTGCTGCCCGCCACCAACGTCGAGCACCTGATGCTCAAGCGCGAGGTGCGCGACGCCATCACCGCCGGCGATTTCAGCGTCTATGCGATCGAACACCTGGACCAGGCGCTGGCGTTGCTGACCGGATTGACGCCCGGCGAGCGCGATAGCGAAGGCCACTACCCCGCCGGGAGCCTGAACGCCCGTGTCGCTGAACGCCTGGAGGCCTTTCACCAGGCGGTCAAGCAGAGCAGGATCAAGGAAAACGGCAAGGAGAGCGACAAGGCGAACGGTAAGGATGGCGACGCCGACAGCGTCGACGAGGAGCACAGCGATGACCACTGA
- a CDS encoding prepilin peptidase — translation MSVLWPLAAVLGLCLGSFLNVVIVRLPVMLMLGWRAEAREALELPEEETPRFNLLVPRSLCPRCETPIAWHDNLPLIGWFKRRGRCASCQARISPQYPLVELAGAALALAVLTLYGATWQGLFVFGACLALLALAVIDLRTQLLPDMMTLPLLWAGLLYQLLFQPLMLTSAVIGAMAGYLALWSVYWLFKLVTGKEGMGYGDFKLLAALGAWLGWQYLPMVLILSAGVGAIVGILVQLALPRLRGAPMPFGPYLAASGWIALLVGEPLMATYISFI, via the coding sequence GTGAGTGTGCTTTGGCCGCTGGCGGCCGTGCTGGGCCTGTGCCTGGGCAGCTTCCTCAACGTGGTGATCGTGCGCCTTCCGGTCATGCTGATGCTGGGCTGGCGGGCCGAGGCCCGCGAGGCGCTGGAACTGCCCGAGGAGGAGACGCCCCGTTTCAACCTGCTGGTGCCGCGCTCGCTCTGCCCGCGCTGTGAAACGCCCATCGCCTGGCACGACAACCTGCCGCTGATCGGCTGGTTCAAGCGCCGCGGTCGCTGTGCCTCGTGCCAGGCCCGGATCAGCCCGCAATATCCGCTGGTGGAGCTGGCCGGCGCCGCCCTGGCGCTGGCCGTGCTGACGCTCTACGGGGCCACCTGGCAGGGCCTGTTCGTGTTCGGCGCCTGCCTGGCGCTACTGGCCCTGGCCGTGATCGACCTGCGCACCCAGCTGCTGCCGGACATGATGACCCTGCCGCTGCTGTGGGCCGGCCTGCTCTACCAGCTGCTGTTCCAGCCGCTGATGCTCACCAGTGCGGTGATCGGGGCCATGGCGGGCTATCTTGCCCTGTGGAGCGTCTACTGGCTGTTCAAGCTGGTGACCGGCAAGGAGGGCATGGGCTACGGCGACTTCAAGCTACTGGCGGCCCTGGGTGCCTGGCTCGGCTGGCAGTACCTGCCGATGGTACTGATCCTTTCCGCCGGCGTGGGCGCCATCGTCGGCATCCTGGTGCAGCTCGCCCTGCCCCGGCTGCGCGGCGCCCCGATGCCGTTCGGCCCCTACCTGGCGGCTTCGGGCTGGATCGCGCTGCTGGTGGGCGAACCATTGATGGCTACCTATATCAGCTTCATTTGA
- a CDS encoding SRPBCC family protein: protein MATIEHSAILKAPPERVFALLERVEDFADYSDLIKAIEPLGDERYRWHVHAVGMDWTFDVAITENRPPEVLAWESVDGVHNQGCYRLSPVEEGTEVSFTLTYAIRNRLVEKAVTRAAKPLVNKVSRQILERVEARL, encoded by the coding sequence ATGGCCACGATCGAACACAGCGCCATTCTCAAGGCCCCGCCGGAGCGGGTCTTTGCCCTGTTGGAGCGAGTCGAGGATTTCGCCGATTACTCCGACCTGATCAAGGCGATCGAGCCGCTCGGCGACGAGCGCTACCGCTGGCATGTGCACGCCGTGGGCATGGACTGGACCTTCGACGTGGCCATCACCGAGAACCGGCCACCCGAAGTGTTGGCCTGGGAGTCGGTGGATGGCGTGCACAATCAGGGCTGCTACCGGCTCAGCCCGGTGGAAGAGGGCACCGAGGTCTCCTTCACGCTGACCTATGCCATCCGCAACCGCCTGGTCGAGAAGGCCGTCACCAGGGCTGCCAAGCCGCTGGTGAACAAGGTCAGCCGTCAGATTCTCGAGCGGGTGGAAGCTCGTCTATAG
- a CDS encoding DNA replication terminus site-binding protein — translation MAPAPSYRLLAELEVAFDRLIECSEALLEAYAASPAEAWAFQAEASTEWLRRALLDFWYTDGQDGRATRSHVGLVAADEALMARVAEVNAAKAEFAAQLAHIRDNHPPLLAEAKAVLPFRHPQLHDHLRGSGLARLHLKQCWRAIPVAEAPVARVRLAWYSSGRSIKRLTVREVEKKLLALDSDAPHVRIQLRKLAALPSSEPLAQVQSQAPLMRANLFYCEPLEDGRSRRAMNVALPLFLPAPRGRLPDHNLPPAAPPPSRTRARRSDEKLEEHPYLPSLRIYRYR, via the coding sequence CTGGCCCCGGCGCCGTCCTATCGGCTGCTGGCCGAACTTGAGGTCGCCTTCGACAGGTTGATCGAATGCAGCGAGGCGCTGCTGGAGGCGTACGCCGCGTCTCCCGCCGAGGCCTGGGCCTTCCAGGCCGAGGCCAGCACCGAGTGGCTGCGCCGCGCGCTGCTCGACTTCTGGTACACCGATGGCCAGGACGGCCGCGCCACCCGCAGCCACGTCGGCCTGGTGGCCGCCGACGAGGCCCTGATGGCCAGGGTGGCCGAAGTGAACGCGGCCAAGGCCGAATTCGCCGCCCAACTGGCACACATACGCGACAATCATCCGCCGCTGCTGGCCGAGGCCAAGGCGGTGCTGCCGTTCCGTCACCCCCAGTTGCACGACCACCTGCGCGGCAGCGGCCTGGCCCGGCTGCACCTCAAGCAGTGCTGGCGTGCCATTCCCGTGGCCGAGGCGCCGGTGGCCCGGGTGCGTCTGGCCTGGTACTCGAGCGGCCGCTCGATCAAGCGGCTCACGGTGCGCGAGGTGGAGAAGAAGCTGCTGGCGCTGGACAGCGACGCCCCCCACGTGCGCATTCAGCTACGCAAGCTGGCCGCCCTGCCTTCGAGCGAGCCGCTGGCCCAGGTGCAGAGCCAGGCGCCGCTGATGCGCGCCAACCTGTTCTACTGCGAGCCGCTGGAAGACGGGCGCAGCCGGCGTGCCATGAACGTGGCGCTGCCGCTGTTCCTGCCGGCGCCGCGCGGGCGCCTGCCCGACCACAACCTGCCGCCGGCCGCACCGCCGCCAAGCCGTACCCGAGCCCGCCGCAGCGACGAGAAGCTGGAAGAACACCCCTACCTGCCGTCGCTGCGGATCTATCGCTACCGCTGA